From the Prunus dulcis chromosome 4, ALMONDv2, whole genome shotgun sequence genome, one window contains:
- the LOC117624754 gene encoding upstream activation factor subunit spp27-like, with the protein MVTEQEISQALQALIHDTTSNPNTTTPTFTTLNDVVQQLESRLGLDLSHKTDFIRTQIHYFFRSHPPTPQPQPQHQQQQQQQQHQHQLPQPQHPKDHFALNQPPNYHHPTPSAFQTFSSQPPPPLLKPEPGSAAPVSVSGSNTPKDSAKPKAKRKGGPGGLNKLCGVSPELQVIVGHPTLPRTEIVKQLWAYIRKNNLQDPGNKRKIICNEELRLVFETDCTDMFKMNKLLAKHIIALEPSKQSVPKKPKVPKVAVESGTKSTEPGPSLIISEALANFFGVGVREMLQSEVLMRIWEYIKVNHLEDPQNPMAIQCDAKLQEIFGCESISALEIPDILERHHIFRR; encoded by the exons ATGGTGACAGAACAAGAGATATCGCAAGCCTTACAAGCCCTAATCCACGACACCACTTCCAACCCAAACACCACCACCCCGACCTTCACCACGCTAAACGACGTCGTCCAGCAGCTAGAGTCCAGGCTAGGGCTTGACCTCTCCCACAAGACCGACTTCATTCGCACCCAGATCCACTACTTCTTCCGATCCCACCCACCAACTCCTCAGCCCCAACCCCagcaccaacaacaacaacaacaacaacaacaccaACACCAACTACCTCAGCCTCAGCACCCaaaagaccattttgccctcAACCAGCCCCCTAATTACCACCACCCCACTCCCTCCGCCTTCCAGACCTTCTCGTCCCAGCCCCCGCCTCCACTTCTCAAGCCTGAACCGGGCTCCGCCGCTCCTGTATCGGTTTCTGGCTCAAACACGCCCAAGGACAg CGCTAAACCTAAAGCTAAGAGAAAAGGTGGCCCAGGGGGTTTAAACAAACTTTGTGGTGTTTCACCTGAACTTCAGGTCATTGTTGGCCACCCAACTCTCCCAAGGACTGAG ATTGTGAAGCAACTGTGGGCTTacataaggaaaaacaatCTCCAAGATCCTGGTAACAAGAGGAAAATTATTTGCAATGAGGAGCTCCGACTGGTTTTTGAGACAGACTGTACTGACATGTTTAAGATGAACAAGTTGCTTGCTAAACATATTATTGCACTTGAACCATCAA AACAGTCAGTTCCCAAGAAGCCCAAGGTGCCCAAGGTTGCTGTGGAGTCTGGAACGAAAAGTACTGAGCCGGGTCCTTCTCTAATAATATCTGAAGCACttgcaaatttttttggtgttgGTGTAAGGGAGATGCTCCAATCAGAGGTTTTAATGCGTATCTGGGAATACATAAAGGTGAACCATCTGGAG GATCCTCAAAATCCAATGGCTATACAATGTGATGCAAAGCTTCAAGAGATCTTTGGTTGTGAAAGCATCAGTGCATTGGAAATACCAGATATTTTGGAACGTCATCACATATTCAGGAGATGA
- the LOC117625458 gene encoding putative lipid-transfer protein DIR1, translating to MAIFLIALVGGARAVSICNIDSAKLNECRPAVTGNSPKPPTKKCCDVVHQANLPCLCNYKSAFPAFGINPALAMALPKKCGMSTPRECHGKIPKLCMVTTNMPLIWFEALEAATVSTTM from the exons ATGGCGATTTTCTTGATAGCACTTGTGGGTGGAGCCAGGGCAGTCTCCATATGTAACATTGACTCCGCCAAGCTGAATGAATGTCGCCCGGCAGTGACCGGAAACTCACCAAAACCACCAACCAAGAAATGCTGTGACGTTGTCCACCAAGCCAACTTGCCCTGCCTCTGCAACTACAAGTCTGCCTTCCCTGCATTTGGGATCAACCCTGCGCTAGCTATGGCGTTGCCTAAGAAGTGTGGCATGAGCACACCACGAGAATGCCATGGTAAGATACCAAAGCTTTGCATGGTTACTACTAATATGCCTCTGATT TGGTTTGAAGCACTTGAGGCTGCAACAGTTTCAACAACTATGTGA